The DNA segment TCCCGATCCAACCGAATTTGATTATTGAATTGTGCTCCAAGTAGCACGCTGCGAAAAACGACGCCGTGAAACAGGCTGTGAAAAAGGCCCCAGGAACCTTTTTCAGCGGACATGGCCCGAGTCACGTGGAGAACGAGAAAAAGGTTCCTGACCCCTTTTTCATCCTTGCCGGAGGCCCATTATGCACATTCGATGGCGCGGATTGGAACTTCCCAGTTCGATCACCTGCGATGCCAAAACGCTCAGTTCCACGTATGGCAAGTTCATCGCCGAGCCGTTCGAGCGCGGTTTCGGCGTGACGATCGGCAACAGCCTGCGGCGAATTATGCTGTCGAGCCTCGAGGGGAGTTCGATCACGCAAATCAAGATTCACGGCGCGCAACATGAATTCACCACGCTGCCCGGCGTCGTTGAAGACTCGACCGACCTCGTGCTCAACGTCAAGTCGTTGGTGGTCAAGAACCACAGCGAATCGACCCGCGTCATCCGCATCGAGAAGAACAAGCGCGGTGTCGTCACCGGGGCTGACGTGCAGACCGACGAATCGGTCGTCGTGATCAACAAGCACCATATCATTGCCACGCTCACCGACGACGTGCCTTTTCTGATGGAGATGGTGGTGGAGAACGGCCGCGGCTATATCCCCGCCACCGAGCACAGCCCGAACGTGCAGGAGATCGGGATCATTCCCGTCG comes from the Pirellulales bacterium genome and includes:
- a CDS encoding DNA-directed RNA polymerase subunit alpha, whose protein sequence is MHIRWRGLELPSSITCDAKTLSSTYGKFIAEPFERGFGVTIGNSLRRIMLSSLEGSSITQIKIHGAQHEFTTLPGVVEDSTDLVLNVKSLVVKNHSESTRVIRIEKNKRGVVTGADVQTDESVVVINKHHIIATLTDDVPFLMEMVVENGRGYIPATEHSPNVQEIGIIPVDAVFSPVVRVRYEIEETRVGQKTNYDKLTLEVWTNGSIGPEYALVESAKILRKHLNPFVQYSELGPRVSSASRGLGQATYDATIESKLNMSLAELKLSVRAMNCLESENIHTVRDLVNRNEDQLLEVRNFGETTLREVREKLTELGLRLGMRVPATSGV